CTGCTGGGTCAGCAAAAACAGTTGTAGTTCGTGTTTCCGTAACCATCCCACGAGCTAGTGTGGGTTTGTTCGTGAGCAATAGAACAGTTTCCGTAAATTCCACCCCTGACTGCGTTGTAAAGCTTTCCGCCTCCGAGACTATCATCCAAGGGCGCTCGGATTCAGACTCGGAGTGCTCGAAAATCAACGGTTCGAATTCGTCTTCTAGTGGTAGTTCGTCGATTGGCATGGTGCTAGAATCAGTCTCGGTCTGTGCTTCGGTTACGATCGCCATTATGATTGTAGGGTATAGGGAGTCGTCTCGGGATTCAGTCTCGATCGAAGTTTCCACGAAAATATGGGGTTGGAATGCTGGCATGGTTTCTTCATTGTCTATATCCTCTGCCTCCGACTCCGTGGAGCTAGCGCTGGGAATAGGACTAGGATCTCCGGGCATAACTGTGACAGCAGTTGCTATATGTCCATTCTCAGGCCACGGGTTCGAGCAAATAGGCGTTGTAGAATCAACTGGCGATGTCTCGAACTCCGTAATGCTAAAACTAGAACTATCAGACAAGACTGTCGTGGTATATCCATTTTCCGGCCAGGAGCTTGAATAAGCTGACGTAGTAGCATCAATGGGCGAGATCTGAGTCTCGACTTGCGTATGAGTCCTATCCCAGACGGTGACCGTTATGGTGGTGGTTGGCGTCGCGTGATCTTCTTGATGTGAGCTGTCTCTCTTCGATAAGAGATGGACAGGTACATCACACAAAACGGTCTCGTCAAGCTTGACTCGAGAGCCGTCGAAGGCGTATCCTGTTCCGTTGAAAGCACAGACGGCATCGCCGGCACTGGGAGATGATTCGTAACCTGATATGTACTTGTTAGCTGAAGAGTTCGAGTCAGCAGGAAAGTGGACTGCTTACAGACAGCAGTTTCTTCATAACCCCCAGGAAGAATTTCCGAGAGTCTAATCCACGGTTAGCCATGTGCCCTAGTAAACACCGTACGTATATCTCTCAACTTACTCAATATTGCAAGAACGTATCTCAGCATCCGTGTTAGACAGGCAAGACATCATGATAGGACTCCTCAGAGGTCCTTCGAGGCAATAATGTCCTCCTGGCTTCGAGCAGAGAAGGGTGTTTGTTTTCGGGTTGCTAGAGGGTGGTCCCGTTAGAGCGCTGGAAAGTCTAGAGTTGGTATAGAGTAACTTACTAGCCAACCTGCGCCTGTCCAAGATGGACAACGGCGAGGATGACCCaaaggaggaaggagagggttCGAGTCATGGTGGTAAAGGTTTGGTCGAGTTCTTGAGAGGGgagagaggatgaagatgagaagacGTTGAGGGTGGAAGGTAAACATAAACAACTGGAAGACGGTGAATAACAGGCGCGACGCGAGTCGCTCGATAAATACAAAACAGATGAGATCGTATGGC
This region of Aspergillus chevalieri M1 DNA, chromosome 4, nearly complete sequence genomic DNA includes:
- a CDS encoding uncharacterized protein (SECRETED:SignalP(1-21)), which translates into the protein MTRTLSFLLWVILAVVHLGQAQVGYNPKTNTLLCSKPGGHYCLEGPLRSPIMMSCLSNTDAEIRSCNIELSEILPGGYEETAVCYESSPSAGDAVCAFNGTGYAFDGSRVKLDETVLCDVPVHLLSKRDSSHQEDHATPTTTITVTVWDRTHTQVETQISPIDATTSAYSSSWPENGYTTTVLSDSSSFSITEFETSPVDSTTPICSNPWPENGHIATAVTVMPGDPSPIPSASSTESEAEDIDNEETMPAFQPHIFVETSIETESRDDSLYPTIIMAIVTEAQTETDSSTMPIDELPLEDEFEPLIFEHSESESERPWMIVSEAESFTTQSGVEFTETVLLLTNKPTLARGMVTETRTTTVFADPAATQAIFTSSGSESERPWIIIDEVESVITSLGQELTGTILLLGNEPTAATTAHATIQTKALPLVSYSLPDPKSGEDPWVTFSQIESVVTHSGRAMTFTDLVPIGSTTRTASREEEIGISTRSGKLVLSSVSETWTGVNLDRPSQTMGATATGGANVLGLNASRLMLLWLMGMAWSLVVGV